The Bremerella cremea genome has a window encoding:
- a CDS encoding Lpg1974 family pore-forming outer membrane protein — protein sequence MFDNKLPRIAFKQRWLWLVVLLVFCGSALPLPNLLAESNELALVDEDWLACPVEPCPTLTPFAELLTLKLTEGSAENWAQEITPLGTGSLAGTARLVDAPFDWNAGVRAGIERAWPAEGTGTRLYYTYFGTQATNQAAGEVYSAFLGNFFADNPDGTSFGPKYQYATVDWDVQFHTIDVEFQRTFLISPALALRPFVGVKSAIIRQDIDSRWYRPIDSTSHNYQFNSATETLKQDFWGIGPSVGVEAFIPLSVSPTHSLQAYFAPSGALMYGNWNFSEVYQTDGPTSMTIVTPSTIAINSDPIHGAATMLRLALGLEWEQPGQRVTTRVRLGYEAQVWLNQMQFYSYNMGRLNNLMSLQGGVLEIGFCF from the coding sequence TTGTTCGACAATAAGCTTCCTCGCATCGCTTTTAAGCAGCGATGGTTGTGGCTTGTCGTGTTGTTGGTCTTTTGCGGAAGTGCTTTGCCGCTTCCCAATTTGCTGGCAGAATCGAATGAGTTGGCACTCGTCGATGAAGATTGGCTGGCCTGCCCGGTTGAGCCCTGTCCGACGTTGACGCCGTTTGCCGAACTGTTGACGCTGAAGCTGACCGAAGGCAGCGCTGAAAACTGGGCTCAAGAGATCACCCCGCTAGGAACCGGCAGCTTGGCCGGTACCGCCAGGTTGGTGGATGCTCCGTTTGATTGGAACGCCGGAGTGCGGGCAGGCATCGAGCGCGCGTGGCCCGCAGAAGGGACCGGCACGCGCTTGTACTATACCTATTTCGGCACGCAAGCAACCAATCAGGCTGCCGGCGAAGTCTATTCCGCGTTTCTCGGCAACTTCTTTGCCGACAACCCCGACGGAACTAGCTTCGGACCAAAATATCAATATGCCACGGTCGATTGGGATGTGCAGTTCCATACCATCGATGTGGAATTTCAGCGTACATTCTTAATCAGCCCAGCACTTGCCCTTCGTCCGTTCGTGGGCGTGAAATCGGCGATCATCCGGCAAGATATCGACTCGCGGTGGTATCGCCCCATCGATTCGACGTCGCACAATTACCAGTTCAACTCGGCCACGGAAACGCTCAAGCAAGATTTCTGGGGTATCGGCCCATCGGTTGGCGTCGAGGCGTTCATACCGCTGTCGGTATCGCCCACACATTCGCTGCAAGCCTACTTCGCGCCGTCCGGGGCATTGATGTACGGCAATTGGAATTTCAGCGAGGTCTATCAAACCGACGGCCCGACCTCGATGACGATTGTCACCCCTTCGACGATCGCGATTAACTCGGATCCCATTCACGGGGCAGCCACCATGTTGCGGTTGGCTTTGGGCTTGGAATGGGAGCAGCCTGGGCAACGCGTGACAACCCGCGTTCGCCTCGGTTACGAAGCCCAGGTGTGGCTCAATCAGATGCAGTTTTATTCCTACAACATGGGTCGCTTGAACAATCTAATGTCGCTGCAAGGTGGCGTGCTTGAAATTGGTTTTTGCTTTTAG
- a CDS encoding sphingomyelin phosphodiesterase, translating into MNRVCFLIIASLVVCATGCASSGGHPAQPPESEYSAPVVEMATQASAELPVLLPQAETPPVLRTIAYNAHLLPSVALPIAGKRSGGDYRAEKIGEQVASYDLIGLTEVFDATYRESLIDQVQSQAEQEFHVALGPERSGRHMVGGGLLLLSKYPILETHTVTYQNATWFFTHGFRADGFAAKGALHVRILVDEQTGSAVDCFLTHLDSRSANVRREQLQEFCTFIAEYQQKENPVLLLGDFNIAATEPTSYNTEYDNLLAQIDRLRVQRFVDVGSSLSGGPTGSSDALASGGGRRIDYIFAANPVATQGLRLVPQAARHLPFRDEQVPEGSLSDHLAVACEFALTR; encoded by the coding sequence CAGCGGCGGGCATCCTGCGCAGCCACCTGAAAGCGAATACTCGGCTCCTGTAGTTGAAATGGCCACCCAAGCTAGCGCTGAGTTGCCTGTTCTATTGCCTCAAGCGGAAACGCCCCCAGTCTTACGCACCATCGCCTATAACGCTCATTTGTTGCCAAGTGTGGCACTGCCCATTGCTGGCAAGCGAAGTGGTGGCGACTACCGTGCCGAGAAGATCGGCGAGCAAGTGGCTTCGTACGATTTGATTGGCTTGACGGAAGTTTTTGACGCCACGTATCGTGAATCGTTGATCGATCAGGTCCAATCGCAGGCCGAGCAAGAGTTTCATGTTGCCCTTGGTCCCGAGCGATCTGGCAGGCACATGGTCGGCGGCGGGCTGCTCTTGCTTTCTAAGTATCCGATTCTAGAAACCCATACCGTCACGTACCAAAACGCCACGTGGTTTTTCACGCACGGCTTCAGGGCCGACGGCTTCGCTGCCAAAGGGGCGTTGCATGTTCGCATTCTTGTGGACGAGCAAACAGGCTCTGCGGTCGATTGCTTCTTGACCCATCTCGATAGCCGCTCGGCCAACGTGCGACGCGAGCAGTTGCAAGAGTTCTGTACGTTCATCGCCGAGTATCAGCAGAAAGAGAACCCGGTGCTGTTGCTGGGTGATTTCAATATCGCCGCGACCGAACCGACTAGCTACAACACCGAGTACGATAATTTGCTGGCCCAAATCGATCGTCTGCGTGTGCAGCGTTTTGTCGACGTGGGCAGTTCGTTGTCAGGTGGCCCTACCGGCAGCAGCGATGCGTTGGCGTCTGGCGGGGGGCGAAGAATCGATTACATCTTCGCTGCGAATCCCGTTGCTACCCAGGGATTACGCCTCGTGCCTCAAGCGGCGCGGCACCTTCCTTTTCGGGACGAGCAAGTCCCTGAGGGGTCCCTTTCTGATCATCTAGCCGTTGCCTGCGAGTTCGCCCTGACGCGCTAA